The window CACTAGTTTTCAAGGGGCCGGTCTGGTGATGATCCATCTGGCGAAGAAGGATGGATTGCCTTTGCCTGTATTCACCCTGGATACGGGCCTGCTTTTTCCGGAAACGATTGCTTTGAAAAAACGGCTCGAAGACTTTTTCGGACTGACCATTGAATCGCTTGAACCCGACTTAACTGTTGCGGAACAGGCCGATATTAACGGGCCGGAATTATGGAAGCGCGACCCAGACCTGTGCTGCACAATTCGCAAGGTCCTGCCGCTGCGGGATAAGTTGTCCGAACTCGATTGCTGGATTACCGGCTTGCGCCGCCAGCAATCCGACACCCGCGCCGGCATTGGAATCATCGAGCTGTATGCCTTTGACGAGGCCTCAGGGCAGGACATCGTGAAACTCAATCCGATGGCCAATTGGACACGTGAGGCCGTTTGGGATTACCTGCGCGCCCATCAGATTCCCTACAACCCGTTGCACCTCCAGGGCTACGGTTCGATCGGATGCCAGCCTTGCACGCGCCGCGCCGCCAATGGCGAGAATGAACGCGCTGGCCGCTGGACCGGGTTTAACAAAGTCGAGTGCGGCATCCACACCTTCATGCCCAAGAAGATCGATTTCCAGATTTGACCATGGATTATTTATCAAAACTCGAAAACCAAAGCATTTACATCCTGCGGGAGGCTTTTAATAAGTTTGATAACCTGGCGATGCTCTGGAGCATCGGCAAAGACTCGACCGTGCTGCTGTGGCTGGCGCGCAAGGCCTTTCTGGGCCATGTGCCCTTCCCGCTCGTGCACGTCGATACGACCTATAAGATCGAGTCGATGATCCAGTATCGCGACCAGTTGGTTAAGGATTGGAACCTGCAGTTGGTGGTGGGCAAGAACGAGGCCGTCCTCAAGAGCGGTGTCACTTACCCCAACGGCAAAGCCACGCGTGTCGAATGCTGCGGCACCCTCAAGAAAGACGCCCTCAAAGAGGTCCTGGACAAACACCACTTCACCGGGGTCATTGTGGGGGTGCGCCGCGATGAAGAACCGACCCGGGCCAAAGAGCGCTACTTCAGCCCCCGCGACAAGAACATGGAATGGAATGTCGAAGACCAGCCCCCCGAGCTTTGGGACCAGTTCAAAACCGATTTTGATAAAGGAACCCATATCCGCATTCACCCGCTGTTGCATTGGACCGAGCTGAATGTCTGGGAGTACATCGAACGCGAGCAAATCCCGGTCATCCCCCTCTATTTTGCGAATGCAAAGGGCGAACGCTACCGCAGTCTCGGGTGCGCCCCGTGCACGTTCCCGATCAAATCAAACGCCAGGACCGTGCGCGACATCATCGAAGAACTGCGCCATACCAAAACCCCGGAACGGGCTGGCCGCGCCCAGGATAAAGAGAGCGAAGACGCCTTCGAGAAACTGCGCCGCGACGGCTACATGTGAGCGATAACTAAAAATGATTTCTTCCAACGGCAGCGTTCCCAGCGAGCAGCTTAAGATCGTCATTGTCGGCCATGTGGACCATGGCAAATCGACCTTTGTTGGCCGGCTCTTTCACGACACCGGCTCGTTGCCCGACGGCAAGCTCGAACAACTCCAGAAAATCGCCGAGCGCCGCGGGGTCCCTTTCGAGTGGGCCAACCTGATGGATGCCCTGCAGTCTGAGCGCGACCAAAATATTACGATCGACACAGCCCAGATTTGGTTTCAAACACGCCGCCGCCAGTACGTCATCATCGATGCGCCCGGGCACAAGGAATTCCTGAAGAACATGGTCACCGGGGCGGCCAACGCCGAGGCGGCGCTGCTGCTCATCGACGCCCACGAAGGCGTGCAGGAGAACTCGCGCCGGCACGGTTACCTGTTGAACCTGCTGGGCATCCGGCAGATTGCAGTGCTGGTCAACAAGATGGACCTGCAAGCCTACAGCCAGGCGCGGTTCAACCAGATCGAGGCCGAGTATCGGGCCTGGCTGAAGACGGTGGGCGTCGAGCCCAAAGTTTTTATCCCAATCGCCGCCAGGCACGGAGACAACATCGCTACGCGCAGCGCCAACACCCCCTGGTGGCGCGGCCCGACGGTGCTCGAGACCTTGGACGAGTTTCAGGTTGCCGAGTTGCCCAAACACCAGCCGCTGCGGCTGCCGATACAGGATGTGTATCGGTTCGATCACCGCCGCGTTCTGGCCGGGCGCATCGAGTCCGGCACAATCAAAGTCGGCGATCGGCTCGTATTCTCCCCAACCAACAAAACCAGCGCAGTTAAAACCATCGAACGCTGGAATGCGCCAGCCAGCGACACCGCGTCGGCGGGCGAATCGATTGGAATCACCTTGGCCGAACAAATCTTCGTGGCGCGCGGGGCGATTGCGGCCCTCGAATCCGCGCCGCCCTTCGAGCTGTCGAGCTTCAAGGCGCGCCTGTTTTGGCTGGGCAAACAACCCTTCAAACCCGGCAAGGCTTACAAGCTCAAGCTGGCCACCCAGGAGGTTGATTGCCATA is drawn from Verrucomicrobiia bacterium and contains these coding sequences:
- a CDS encoding phosphoadenylyl-sulfate reductase, translated to MQSAVQKLTPAEVRWLNEQFNQQRTEQILEWGWRRFGNRAAIGTSFQGAGLVMIHLAKKDGLPLPVFTLDTGLLFPETIALKKRLEDFFGLTIESLEPDLTVAEQADINGPELWKRDPDLCCTIRKVLPLRDKLSELDCWITGLRRQQSDTRAGIGIIELYAFDEASGQDIVKLNPMANWTREAVWDYLRAHQIPYNPLHLQGYGSIGCQPCTRRAANGENERAGRWTGFNKVECGIHTFMPKKIDFQI
- the cysD gene encoding sulfate adenylyltransferase subunit CysD, translating into MDYLSKLENQSIYILREAFNKFDNLAMLWSIGKDSTVLLWLARKAFLGHVPFPLVHVDTTYKIESMIQYRDQLVKDWNLQLVVGKNEAVLKSGVTYPNGKATRVECCGTLKKDALKEVLDKHHFTGVIVGVRRDEEPTRAKERYFSPRDKNMEWNVEDQPPELWDQFKTDFDKGTHIRIHPLLHWTELNVWEYIEREQIPVIPLYFANAKGERYRSLGCAPCTFPIKSNARTVRDIIEELRHTKTPERAGRAQDKESEDAFEKLRRDGYM
- the cysC gene encoding adenylyl-sulfate kinase, producing the protein MISSNGSVPSEQLKIVIVGHVDHGKSTFVGRLFHDTGSLPDGKLEQLQKIAERRGVPFEWANLMDALQSERDQNITIDTAQIWFQTRRRQYVIIDAPGHKEFLKNMVTGAANAEAALLLIDAHEGVQENSRRHGYLLNLLGIRQIAVLVNKMDLQAYSQARFNQIEAEYRAWLKTVGVEPKVFIPIAARHGDNIATRSANTPWWRGPTVLETLDEFQVAELPKHQPLRLPIQDVYRFDHRRVLAGRIESGTIKVGDRLVFSPTNKTSAVKTIERWNAPASDTASAGESIGITLAEQIFVARGAIAALESAPPFELSSFKARLFWLGKQPFKPGKAYKLKLATQEVDCHIESIEKIIDASSLEPVSRQETDRFVGRHEVAELTLHTKKPVAFDIHSEIVSTGRFVIVDGFDVAGGGIIAPGNYPRRTHDSANKSNNIYWSLGKITTRQRELRNGHRGCVIWLTGLSSAGKSTIATELERELFALGRHAYVLDGDNIRHGLGADLGFSPKDRAENIRRIGEVAKLFADAGVICITAFISPYRADRDLVRKILPEGRFIEVFVNAPLEICEQRDPKGLYAKARAKEIKEFTGISAPYEAPLTPELELRTDQLTVAESVTHILDYLQVQDTETAISI